The proteins below come from a single Erysipelothrix piscisicarius genomic window:
- the cysK gene encoding cysteine synthase A, which yields MKTYKNITELIGRTPLVELTNISKEAGLKNPILAKVEFFNPGGSVKDRIAFAMLTEARKQGFVNDETVIIEPTSGNTGIGLASIGASMGLKVILTMPETMSVERRNLLKAYGAELVLTDGAAGMKGAIAKAEELAKEYENSFIPSQFDNQANVQAHYTTTGPEIYADTDGKVDIFIAGIGTGGTITGTGMYLKEQNPNIQVITVEPENSAVLSGEKPGPHKLQGLGAGFVPSILQTDIYEEILRITDSEAFVMGRQLAQKEGLLVGVSSGAAVAAALKVAQRPENEGKTIVVVLPDPGERYLSTPMFNE from the coding sequence ATGAAAACATATAAAAATATAACAGAATTAATTGGACGCACGCCTCTTGTTGAGTTGACGAACATTTCAAAAGAAGCTGGACTTAAAAACCCAATTCTTGCTAAGGTAGAATTTTTTAATCCAGGTGGTAGTGTTAAAGATCGTATTGCATTCGCAATGTTAACTGAGGCACGTAAACAAGGTTTCGTTAATGATGAAACCGTTATTATTGAGCCAACCAGTGGGAATACTGGTATTGGACTTGCTTCAATTGGTGCATCCATGGGTCTTAAGGTGATATTAACGATGCCTGAAACGATGAGTGTCGAACGTCGTAATTTATTAAAAGCTTATGGCGCAGAACTTGTTCTTACGGATGGTGCTGCTGGAATGAAAGGGGCTATTGCTAAGGCTGAGGAACTTGCAAAGGAATACGAAAATTCATTTATTCCATCACAATTTGATAATCAAGCTAACGTACAAGCTCACTACACAACTACAGGTCCTGAAATTTATGCGGATACTGATGGTAAAGTAGATATCTTTATTGCAGGTATTGGTACCGGCGGAACCATTACGGGTACGGGTATGTATCTAAAAGAACAAAATCCAAATATTCAAGTGATTACGGTTGAACCCGAAAATTCAGCAGTGCTCTCGGGTGAGAAACCCGGCCCACATAAACTTCAAGGTTTGGGTGCAGGGTTTGTACCATCGATTCTTCAAACAGATATCTATGAAGAGATTTTGCGAATTACGGATTCAGAGGCATTTGTTATGGGTCGTCAATTGGCCCAAAAAGAAGGTTTACTTGTAGGTGTCTCTTCCGGTGCTGCGGTTGCTGCTGCACTTAAAGTAGCACAACGACCTGAAAATGAAGGCAAAACGATTGTTGTCGTCCTTCCAG
- a CDS encoding ABC transporter permease, with amino-acid sequence MVKDILREIKAKWFQFVAILIITALGVGFFVGIRVTGYDMRATGNRYMKESEVMDLEYRHSLGIDQAMLDQLSDIVDGDAVGVYDGDAFMNLRDVDGVMKVIDLNDQTEKDITLVDGRMPSHKNEVVVDKVLQEHRGFSLGDTIKLKKNDVFRPANLKIVGFAESSLYMNLERGQSKVGSGNVLGFMYGFDLDKEIDVFTSARFVFAEGADVEDQKQRIKDHEASLSSQRFDRASKPAFEKLQGAQEELDQKRLEADREFAKGAQALTQSKLQLQDAHEELENGILELSSQPGPGDLQTKIDSAVRRFAQTVGERENILKGYETELEEGKAQYTSGLESLESKRPEIDALKEIVDSLPEPQKTEALTAIASFDKAEATLNATKLELDQNETEIKTGYERLEQGKVEFKAGQERIQKGIQEYNQGLKSLTEAEQAFNLKKTEAYDQIESGQKEIDEGLQELEEADHGKLYLLDREDVLIGYREFYQDSDRIEAIGQVFPLIFFGVAILVTLSTVTRMVDESRMQMGVYKALGYSWFASAMKFVGFTGLAWILGSILGLIMGFYMIPTLIYNAYRIMYLTPELERGFVWSYAAVPLLISFVSSVGVAMIKSMSVSREKAANLLRPPLPKSGQRILLERIPMIWDRLSFLYKVSLRNLFRNKTRFAMTVVGIGGCCGLLITGFGIKHSIYSIVDKQFDEVIQYDGMVLYDRDISTENITVTDSIHLATEAAKVDDLDVTLYVAEDFKALPNFIQLKDRHTKAPISVEKDPIVITEKLAILKNVDVGDVMTFRVNEQEYEFEIGGISENYVAHYIFMSEAQHQVLTGKKLPENMYLFNTSDDHDQVAEKLLSQDSVFNVSFLGDMRESYQDMMGNFDIVIYVIVGAAFALEVIVLLNLITMNISERYKELATLKVLGFYPKELATYILRENIILTLMSLIFGVGFGYFLHQFVVVQAELDAIMFNRELLPMSIVLAIVLTFALSIVINILMARRANNVNMSEALKTFDD; translated from the coding sequence ATGGTAAAAGATATCCTACGCGAAATTAAGGCGAAATGGTTTCAGTTTGTTGCGATCCTTATAATCACCGCGTTGGGGGTTGGTTTTTTTGTTGGGATTCGTGTAACTGGATACGATATGCGTGCAACCGGTAATCGTTATATGAAAGAAAGCGAAGTGATGGATTTAGAATACCGTCACAGTCTTGGTATCGATCAAGCCATGTTGGATCAACTGAGTGACATTGTCGATGGTGATGCCGTCGGGGTCTATGATGGCGATGCTTTTATGAATCTGCGTGATGTTGATGGGGTTATGAAAGTTATTGACCTAAACGATCAGACAGAAAAAGACATTACACTTGTTGACGGGAGGATGCCGAGTCACAAAAACGAAGTGGTCGTGGATAAAGTGCTCCAAGAGCACCGTGGATTTTCGTTGGGGGACACAATAAAGTTAAAGAAAAATGATGTCTTTAGACCTGCAAATCTAAAAATAGTTGGGTTTGCGGAATCAAGTCTGTATATGAATTTAGAACGTGGACAGAGTAAAGTAGGCTCGGGTAATGTTTTAGGATTTATGTATGGATTTGATCTGGATAAAGAGATTGACGTGTTCACCAGTGCGCGATTTGTATTTGCAGAGGGCGCGGATGTCGAAGATCAAAAGCAACGGATTAAAGACCATGAAGCATCGCTATCCTCACAACGATTTGATCGTGCTTCTAAACCGGCGTTTGAAAAACTCCAAGGTGCGCAAGAAGAATTAGATCAAAAACGTCTTGAAGCAGATCGTGAATTTGCGAAAGGGGCTCAAGCCCTCACGCAGTCCAAGCTTCAACTGCAAGATGCCCATGAAGAACTTGAAAATGGCATTCTTGAATTATCATCGCAGCCTGGACCTGGTGATTTACAAACAAAGATTGACAGTGCCGTGCGTCGTTTTGCGCAAACGGTGGGTGAGCGTGAGAATATTCTAAAAGGATATGAAACAGAACTTGAAGAAGGGAAGGCCCAATATACTTCGGGGTTAGAATCTTTAGAGTCAAAACGTCCAGAAATTGATGCATTAAAAGAAATTGTCGACTCACTGCCTGAACCTCAAAAAACAGAAGCGTTGACGGCGATTGCATCGTTTGATAAAGCAGAAGCAACGCTTAACGCGACGAAGCTGGAACTTGATCAAAACGAAACAGAAATTAAAACAGGATATGAGCGTCTTGAACAGGGTAAGGTAGAATTTAAAGCGGGTCAAGAACGTATTCAAAAAGGAATTCAAGAATATAATCAAGGATTAAAAAGTTTAACCGAGGCAGAACAAGCATTTAATCTTAAAAAAACAGAAGCATATGACCAAATTGAGTCGGGTCAAAAAGAAATTGATGAAGGATTACAAGAGCTTGAAGAAGCAGATCATGGGAAACTCTATCTGCTTGATCGGGAAGATGTGCTAATTGGATATCGTGAGTTTTACCAAGATAGTGACCGTATTGAAGCGATTGGTCAGGTCTTTCCATTAATCTTCTTTGGTGTTGCAATTCTTGTAACGCTCAGTACTGTAACCCGAATGGTTGATGAATCACGCATGCAAATGGGTGTCTATAAAGCGCTTGGATACTCTTGGTTTGCTTCTGCAATGAAGTTTGTTGGTTTTACAGGTCTTGCATGGATTTTGGGTTCAATCTTAGGGCTTATCATGGGCTTCTACATGATTCCAACACTTATCTATAATGCATATCGCATTATGTATCTTACACCCGAACTTGAGCGTGGTTTTGTTTGGAGTTATGCAGCAGTTCCGCTCTTGATTAGTTTTGTATCAAGTGTTGGCGTTGCAATGATTAAATCCATGTCAGTCAGCCGTGAGAAAGCAGCAAACCTATTACGTCCACCCCTTCCCAAAAGTGGTCAACGAATTCTTCTCGAACGGATTCCGATGATTTGGGATCGTCTTAGCTTTCTTTATAAAGTGAGCCTGCGTAATTTATTTAGAAATAAAACGCGCTTTGCGATGACCGTTGTCGGAATTGGCGGTTGTTGTGGGCTCCTAATTACGGGATTTGGTATTAAACATTCAATCTATTCGATTGTAGATAAACAATTTGATGAAGTGATCCAATACGACGGTATGGTTCTCTATGATCGTGACATCTCAACTGAAAATATTACGGTGACCGATTCCATTCATCTTGCAACCGAAGCAGCAAAAGTAGATGATTTAGATGTAACGCTTTATGTTGCGGAAGATTTTAAAGCCTTACCGAACTTTATTCAATTAAAAGATCGTCATACAAAAGCACCGATTTCGGTCGAAAAGGACCCGATTGTCATTACCGAAAAACTTGCCATCTTAAAAAATGTGGATGTTGGCGATGTGATGACGTTCAGGGTAAACGAACAAGAATATGAATTTGAAATCGGTGGAATTTCTGAAAACTATGTTGCGCATTACATCTTTATGAGTGAGGCACAGCATCAAGTCTTGACAGGAAAGAAACTTCCTGAGAATATGTATCTCTTTAATACATCGGATGATCACGATCAGGTTGCGGAAAAACTACTGAGCCAAGATTCTGTGTTTAATGTTAGTTTCTTGGGTGATATGCGTGAATCCTATCAGGATATGATGGGTAATTTTGATATTGTCATCTATGTAATTGTGGGTGCCGCATTTGCTTTAGAAGTGATTGTGCTTTTAAACCTCATTACCATGAATATTAGTGAGCGATATAAAGAACTGGCGACACTCAAGGTGCTTGGTTTTTATCCAAAAGAATTGGCGACATATATCTTGCGCGAGAACATTATTCTTACATTAATGAGTTTGATATTTGGTGTTGGTTTCGGATATTTCCTCCATCAATTTGTAGTTGTTCAAGCAGAATTGGATGCAATCATGTTTAATCGTGAGCTGTTACCAATGAGTATTGTGTTGGCCATCGTGCTGACCTTTGCCCTCTCAATCGTCATTAACATCTTAATGGCACGACGCGCAAATAATGTTAATATGAGTGAAGCTTTAAAGACTTTTGATGATTAA
- a CDS encoding Hsp20/alpha crystallin family protein: MKQTVRPTTLLESLFGDDFMNNAGFGTGIDIYRESGNYHVDIEMPGFEKEDIDVEFSGDILSIKAEHRTSEEKEEKNYFYRSRNQKSVKRQIRFADVDANAIDATYERGILSITLPTKVEEQLSNKISVK, from the coding sequence ATGAAACAAACAGTTAGACCGACAACACTTTTAGAAAGCTTATTTGGTGATGATTTTATGAATAATGCAGGCTTTGGCACCGGAATTGATATTTATCGTGAATCTGGGAATTATCATGTTGATATTGAGATGCCTGGATTTGAAAAAGAAGATATTGATGTAGAATTTAGTGGTGACATCTTATCTATTAAAGCAGAACATCGCACATCTGAAGAAAAAGAAGAAAAGAATTATTTCTATCGTTCACGAAATCAAAAGAGCGTTAAAAGACAAATTCGCTTTGCGGATGTTGATGCAAATGCCATTGATGCAACTTACGAACGCGGTATCTTATCAATTACTTTACCGACAAAAGTTGAAGAACAGCTTTCGAATAAGATTAGTGTTAAATAA
- a CDS encoding IS3 family transposase: MAHDLSFKHPITFILRFMNLNRSGYYKWLKHKNDLNIYEQKRAILSFVIKDWHRRFPSYGYHDIAAVMRKQSDLGIEFSDNLIHKCCKFLNIKSKVKHYSYKKPGTQSRIYPNIIKNQWRATKPLEIIVSDMTHIRNKGINYEWTLMVDTFNNEIISSALSRTTGDPKPYYKCLEDLLALLKDNKKTAPTILHTDQGAVYHSKAFAKAHENYNIIRSMSRAGTPTDNPIIESLNGWIKAEMACDYQYWSVDNFENFIEEYVHYFNFERPAYCLNYKTPIQ, encoded by the coding sequence ATAGCACATGACTTATCTTTTAAACATCCGATTACGTTCATTCTTAGATTTATGAATTTGAACCGATCTGGTTATTACAAGTGGTTAAAGCATAAGAATGATCTCAATATTTATGAACAAAAAAGAGCGATTCTTAGCTTTGTGATTAAAGACTGGCATCGCCGTTTTCCAAGTTATGGTTATCATGATATCGCTGCAGTCATGAGAAAGCAAAGTGATTTAGGGATTGAATTTTCCGATAATTTAATCCACAAGTGTTGCAAGTTTTTAAATATTAAATCAAAAGTTAAACACTATTCCTATAAAAAACCTGGAACACAAAGTCGAATTTATCCTAATATTATAAAGAATCAATGGAGGGCAACCAAACCTTTAGAAATTATTGTTTCAGATATGACACATATTCGAAACAAAGGGATTAATTATGAATGGACTTTAATGGTTGATACCTTTAACAATGAAATTATCAGTTCTGCATTATCGCGTACAACTGGTGATCCTAAGCCTTACTACAAGTGTCTCGAGGATCTCCTTGCGCTACTTAAGGATAATAAAAAAACAGCTCCCACGATTCTTCACACAGATCAAGGAGCTGTCTACCACTCTAAAGCTTTCGCTAAAGCGCATGAAAATTATAACATAATTAGATCTATGTCGCGAGCTGGAACACCTACAGATAATCCAATTATCGAATCATTAAATGGATGGATTAAAGCAGAAATGGCGTGTGATTATCAATACTGGTCCGTAGATAACTTTGAAAATTTTATCGAAGAATATGTACATTATTTCAATTTTGAAAGACCTGCTTACTGTTTAAATTACAAAACCCCTATCCAATAA
- a CDS encoding ABC transporter ATP-binding protein — protein sequence MSYIEVKDITKIYKVGNVEISACAGVDFSINKGEFIVIVGPSGAGKTTVMNIIGGMDSPTSGTVTIDEKEITGMSDREMTAYRRDDVGFVFQSYNLIPNLTALENVELATQICNDAKNPQMILEQVGLDKRMGNFPAQMSGGEQQRVAIARAIAKNPKLLLCDEPTGALDTETGQQVLRVLRDCSDIYNMTVVIITHNQTITQIADRVIEIKNGRVERNWVNDDVKSVDDISW from the coding sequence ATGAGTTATATTGAAGTTAAAGATATTACAAAAATATATAAAGTTGGAAATGTTGAAATATCAGCCTGTGCAGGGGTTGATTTTTCGATTAATAAAGGTGAGTTTATTGTCATTGTAGGACCATCTGGTGCAGGAAAGACAACGGTGATGAATATTATTGGAGGGATGGATTCGCCCACTTCCGGTACAGTTACAATTGATGAAAAAGAAATCACTGGAATGAGTGATCGCGAAATGACGGCGTACCGTCGTGACGATGTGGGTTTTGTTTTTCAGTCGTATAATTTAATTCCAAACCTTACAGCGTTAGAGAATGTTGAACTGGCAACCCAAATTTGTAACGATGCAAAAAATCCCCAGATGATTTTAGAACAAGTTGGTCTTGATAAACGGATGGGAAATTTCCCAGCACAAATGTCCGGTGGTGAACAACAACGGGTGGCGATTGCACGAGCGATTGCAAAGAATCCGAAGTTACTTCTTTGTGATGAACCAACCGGTGCACTTGATACAGAAACAGGGCAACAGGTGCTGCGTGTTTTACGTGATTGTTCCGATATTTATAATATGACCGTGGTGATTATTACGCATAATCAAACCATTACACAAATTGCTGATCGCGTTATCGAGATTAAAAACGGTAGAGTCGAACGTAATTGGGTTAATGATGATGTAAAGTCAGTGGATGACATCTCATGGTAA
- a CDS encoding C1 family peptidase: protein MAISKSLLSEFKSEYQNNKTARTLENAVTHSGIHDTAVDHTLSSRYPDAFSVQAKGGHSTNQKASGRCWMFASLNTMRADVLGCLNVDTFEFSESYPFFWDKLEKANYFLESIIETKDEPTDGRLIQHLLSGPIQDGGQWDMFKGILEKYGVVPKEVMPETYHSSNSAFMNKIITSKLREFAYELRESEKPRSKDEMLYEIYHILCLCLGTPPETFSYEYHDKDGNYKKIDTITPVAFMNEYVGWNLKDKVSIINAPTADKPYGKAFTVKYLGTVKEADPIKYVNAPSQILKEAAIAQLQDGKPVWFGCDVGQMHDRENGIMAKDAFDFKGVLNTELNLDKSGRLDYGDSLMTHAMVFVGVNLDENGKPTRWNVENSWGTDRNARKGYYTMTDEWFDEYNYQVMVDKKYVPKDYLAALESDHVIELEPWDPMGALALVK from the coding sequence ATGGCTATTTCAAAATCATTATTATCCGAATTCAAATCGGAATATCAAAATAATAAAACGGCGCGCACCCTTGAAAATGCAGTGACACACAGCGGCATTCACGATACTGCCGTCGATCACACACTCTCATCACGTTATCCTGATGCATTTTCTGTTCAGGCTAAAGGGGGTCACAGTACCAATCAGAAAGCAAGCGGACGTTGTTGGATGTTTGCATCACTAAACACAATGCGTGCTGATGTTCTGGGTTGTCTTAATGTTGATACCTTTGAATTCTCAGAAAGTTACCCTTTCTTTTGGGATAAATTAGAGAAGGCAAATTACTTCCTTGAAAGCATTATTGAGACAAAGGATGAACCAACTGATGGTCGCTTAATCCAACATCTACTCTCTGGTCCCATTCAAGATGGTGGTCAGTGGGATATGTTTAAAGGAATTTTAGAAAAATATGGTGTTGTACCGAAAGAAGTCATGCCCGAAACATATCACAGTTCAAACTCTGCCTTCATGAACAAAATCATCACGTCAAAACTGCGCGAATTTGCTTATGAACTGCGCGAATCTGAAAAACCACGTAGCAAAGATGAAATGTTATATGAAATCTACCATATTTTATGTTTATGTCTTGGAACACCTCCAGAAACCTTTAGCTACGAGTATCATGATAAAGATGGTAATTATAAAAAAATCGACACCATCACACCTGTAGCGTTTATGAATGAATATGTTGGATGGAATCTTAAAGATAAAGTAAGCATTATCAATGCACCAACCGCTGATAAACCTTATGGAAAAGCATTTACAGTTAAATATCTTGGAACGGTGAAGGAAGCAGATCCCATCAAGTATGTGAATGCACCGAGTCAAATTTTAAAAGAAGCAGCCATCGCACAACTTCAAGATGGAAAACCAGTATGGTTTGGATGCGATGTTGGGCAAATGCACGATCGTGAAAATGGAATTATGGCTAAAGATGCCTTTGATTTCAAAGGCGTTCTTAATACTGAATTAAACCTTGATAAATCCGGTCGTCTTGATTATGGCGACAGTTTGATGACCCACGCCATGGTTTTCGTTGGGGTTAATCTGGATGAAAACGGAAAACCAACACGTTGGAACGTTGAAAACAGTTGGGGAACAGATCGTAATGCACGTAAAGGCTATTACACCATGACTGATGAATGGTTTGATGAATACAACTACCAAGTTATGGTCGACAAGAAATATGTACCGAAAGATTATCTTGCAGCCCTTGAAAGTGATCACGTCATTGAGCTTGAACCATGGGATCCAATGGGAGCTCTCGCCCTAGTGAAATAG
- a CDS encoding RrF2 family transcriptional regulator produces the protein MKLSARTRYGIAAMTYMHINDQELTTLVNIAEHLNISKIYLEQVFSSLKQANLVDAVKGPAGGYYLKSKECNMFNILNALEPSLFEKTPASTDDNIINAALCTHLYTPIDAALRETLKGIKLKEIAELIKNESGDGNMYYI, from the coding sequence ATGAAATTATCTGCACGAACACGTTACGGTATTGCCGCGATGACATATATGCACATCAACGATCAAGAACTTACCACCCTGGTTAATATCGCTGAGCATTTAAATATTTCCAAAATTTATCTTGAACAAGTTTTTTCCAGTTTAAAGCAAGCGAATCTCGTTGACGCTGTAAAGGGTCCTGCGGGCGGTTATTATCTAAAGTCCAAGGAATGTAATATGTTTAACATTCTCAACGCCTTAGAACCATCGCTTTTTGAGAAAACCCCTGCTTCAACAGATGATAATATTATTAATGCTGCACTGTGTACGCATTTATATACCCCTATTGATGCAGCATTACGCGAAACATTAAAAGGTATTAAACTAAAAGAAATCGCCGAACTCATAAAAAATGAATCCGGCGACGGTAATATGTATTATATCTAA
- a CDS encoding CCA tRNA nucleotidyltransferase produces the protein MITLSQQIESVMMELTDRGFEAFVVGGVVRDALMGHRSFDIDLCTNALPEQLLKIYKNYSIEPIGHDYGIKFRVDEEHFEISTMRLEGDYEDGRRPSRVEFINHLYDDSLRRDFTVNALYYHPRHGLVDYHQGVDDLHNRKLRVIGDPKVRFGEDVLRLARLYRFKSELGFDIEAKTLHAAQNQLESLHRLKLVQLYPDLTRYLNGPYFVETSLLCPEFLMTVFPPLKDTLAFDQQNPFHEYTLYEHTIRTVQGIPNRMDLKLVGLFHDLGKVFVQTVDDSGIAHYPGHAQASGVIARPFFEGFQYSKKKVTYLERLILEHDLKIQPESAQIQQLIRVHGIDWVRDLMIVKRADNLAKGLGAQYQLQRCTHINHIIDEVISQKRPTSIRDLDISASDLKKLGIEGKRINQYLNLCLDRVIEGTLPNTQKSLLNCIKEVNAV, from the coding sequence ATGATTACGTTATCTCAACAAATCGAATCTGTAATGATGGAACTTACTGACCGAGGTTTTGAAGCTTTTGTGGTTGGTGGGGTTGTTCGTGATGCGCTTATGGGCCATCGATCATTTGATATTGACTTATGTACTAACGCTTTACCCGAACAACTTCTAAAAATTTATAAAAATTATTCAATTGAACCGATTGGTCACGATTATGGTATTAAGTTTAGGGTGGATGAAGAGCATTTTGAAATTTCTACTATGCGACTTGAGGGTGATTATGAAGATGGCAGACGTCCATCACGCGTCGAGTTTATCAATCATCTCTATGATGATTCATTGCGTCGTGATTTTACGGTCAATGCGCTTTATTATCATCCACGGCATGGTTTGGTTGATTACCATCAGGGTGTTGACGATTTACACAATCGTAAGTTAAGGGTCATTGGCGACCCAAAGGTTCGTTTCGGAGAAGATGTATTGCGTCTTGCACGTTTGTATCGATTTAAATCTGAGCTTGGTTTTGACATCGAGGCGAAAACGTTGCATGCAGCTCAGAATCAGTTGGAGTCGCTTCACCGATTGAAGCTTGTGCAACTTTATCCAGACCTTACGCGATATCTAAATGGGCCCTATTTTGTAGAGACGAGTTTGCTTTGTCCCGAGTTTTTAATGACGGTATTTCCACCGTTAAAGGATACACTCGCGTTTGATCAACAGAATCCATTTCATGAATACACCCTTTACGAGCACACGATTCGTACCGTACAAGGAATTCCCAATCGAATGGATTTAAAGTTGGTTGGATTGTTTCATGATTTAGGAAAGGTCTTTGTGCAAACTGTAGACGATTCTGGAATTGCTCATTATCCCGGTCATGCGCAAGCAAGCGGTGTCATCGCACGTCCTTTCTTTGAAGGGTTTCAATATTCAAAAAAGAAAGTCACATATTTAGAGCGATTGATTCTCGAACACGATTTAAAAATTCAACCCGAGTCGGCACAAATCCAGCAACTTATTCGGGTTCATGGTATCGATTGGGTTCGAGATTTGATGATTGTGAAGCGCGCAGATAACTTGGCAAAAGGATTGGGTGCGCAGTATCAATTACAGCGTTGCACGCATATCAATCATATTATTGATGAAGTTATCAGTCAAAAACGCCCCACATCCATACGAGATCTTGATATCTCGGCATCAGATTTAAAAAAGTTGGGCATTGAAGGAAAAAGGATAAATCAGTATCTCAATCTGTGTTTGGATCGTGTCATCGAAGGAACACTTCCCAATACACAAAAATCACTGTTGAATTGCATCAAGGAGGTTAATGCAGTATGA
- a CDS encoding hemolysin family protein, producing the protein MLVQVITLLFLVLLNAFFAGSELAFVSINNNKLKSMAEEGNKKARRVLDLKEIPNRFLSTIQIGVSLASILSGAFASEAFAQVLTDWVVQNGWIAASVMKPISMILITLLTSYLMLVFGELVPKRIAMTSPEKFAFFVVYPISWLAVFTKPLVKFLSVSTNLVLRIIGIDPNKVEDEVTEEEIRIMVDAGEIDVTEKEMINNIFEFDNLDVADIMTHRTEVVGIDVSSSFAEIMELVDEERYTRYPVYEDSIDNIIGLIHLRDLLRYVKDHREDEVFEIKKIIREPYYVPDSKRTDELFRELQNSKMHFAVVIDEYGGTAGIVTMEDLIEEIMGNIMDEYDEEEEQEIVPVNVDEYLVDGACDIEDLEDVLEINLPVEDYDTVSGFVVGQIGRLPTEEDVREDLSDVIYHGYRFSIMELDEKVIARVRVTKEKEVDLDSLED; encoded by the coding sequence ATGCTTGTTCAAGTTATAACCCTATTATTTTTAGTGCTTTTAAATGCTTTTTTTGCCGGAAGTGAGTTAGCGTTTGTTTCAATTAATAATAACAAACTAAAAAGTATGGCTGAGGAAGGAAATAAAAAGGCACGACGTGTATTGGATCTTAAAGAAATTCCAAACCGTTTTTTATCAACCATTCAAATTGGTGTTTCATTAGCAAGTATTTTGTCAGGGGCTTTTGCTTCAGAAGCATTTGCACAAGTACTCACTGATTGGGTTGTACAAAATGGTTGGATTGCTGCTTCGGTTATGAAGCCAATTTCTATGATTTTGATTACACTGTTGACATCATATTTAATGCTTGTTTTTGGAGAACTTGTGCCAAAGCGCATTGCGATGACCAGTCCAGAAAAATTTGCTTTTTTTGTTGTTTATCCTATTTCGTGGCTGGCTGTGTTCACGAAGCCCTTGGTGAAATTTTTGTCAGTATCCACCAATCTTGTATTAAGAATTATTGGAATTGATCCAAACAAAGTTGAAGATGAAGTGACAGAGGAAGAAATTCGAATCATGGTTGATGCGGGTGAAATTGATGTCACAGAAAAAGAAATGATTAATAATATCTTTGAGTTTGATAATCTGGATGTTGCTGATATTATGACGCACCGTACAGAAGTTGTGGGTATTGATGTATCCAGCTCTTTTGCGGAGATTATGGAACTTGTGGACGAAGAACGCTATACACGTTATCCAGTTTATGAGGATAGTATCGATAATATTATTGGTTTAATTCATTTGCGTGACTTATTACGTTATGTTAAAGATCATCGCGAGGATGAAGTATTTGAAATTAAGAAAATTATTCGTGAACCTTATTACGTACCCGATTCTAAACGTACCGATGAGCTTTTCAGAGAATTACAAAACAGTAAGATGCACTTTGCGGTCGTTATCGATGAGTATGGTGGTACGGCTGGGATTGTTACGATGGAAGATCTCATTGAAGAAATTATGGGTAACATCATGGATGAATATGATGAGGAAGAAGAACAAGAAATTGTTCCCGTTAATGTTGATGAGTATTTAGTAGATGGTGCCTGTGATATTGAGGATTTGGAAGATGTTTTAGAAATTAATCTTCCAGTTGAAGATTATGATACTGTAAGTGGTTTTGTAGTGGGGCAAATCGGGCGTCTTCCAACAGAAGAAGATGTGCGTGAAGATTTATCAGATGTAATTTATCATGGATACCGCTTTTCAATCATGGAGCTTGATGAAAAGGTCATTGCACGGGTTCGTGTTACAAAAGAAAAGGAAGTCGATCTCGACTCCCTAGAAGATTAG
- a CDS encoding ArsR family transcriptional regulator, translating to MRDGKEGLKNKKKTGNHFSALHTSKSLTEIERLQLEILKRDIEIARLKKGYQVKGVGVNKEFVTLKDKNSK from the coding sequence ATGCGCGATGGTAAGGAGGGTTTAAAAAACAAGAAAAAGACAGGAAATCATTTTTCTGCGCTTCATACGAGTAAATCATTAACTGAGATCGAACGACTTCAACTCGAAATTCTAAAACGAGATATTGAGATTGCACGATTAAAAAAAGGGTACCAGGTGAAAGGAGTTGGTGTAAACAAGGAGTTCGTTACTTTAAAAGACAAGAATTCCAAATAG